One genomic segment of Mangifera indica cultivar Alphonso chromosome 6, CATAS_Mindica_2.1, whole genome shotgun sequence includes these proteins:
- the LOC123218830 gene encoding uncharacterized protein LOC123218830 translates to MLSFHRFLSNLSLFLIFPSISQAVTHHPDTSELVVKVCRQTSNYTSCVETLYSDSRTPEADRFTLADIAFRLADGKAHQGQDFITEMLKNPGRDRDALLTCQADYKIAIKAMISALNDLNSETFVSLPPLAKKTGKAAAHCKSYYPPLTSNAQELIHLCEICTVIAKLFISG, encoded by the coding sequence ATGCTCAGCTTCCATCGCTTTCTCTCCAACCTTTCCTTGTTCTTAATATTCCCCTCAATTTCACAAGCAGTAACACATCATCCTGACACATCAGAGCTAGTTGTTAAAGTCTGCCGTCAAACATCCAACTACACCTCCTGCGTTGAGACTCTCTACAGTGACTCACGAACTCCAGAAGCCGACAGGTTTACTTTGGCTGACATTGCATTCCGGTTAGCTGACGGCAAAGCCCACCAAGGTCAAGACTTCATAACTGAGATGCTCAAGAACCCCGGCCGCGACCGTGATGCTCTCCTAACCTGTCAGGCTGATTATAAGATAGCCATTAAGGCTATGATATCCGCCTTAAATGACTTGAACTCCGAGACCTTTGTCTCTCTTCCACCTTTAGCCAAAAAAACTGGTAAGGCTGCTGCTCACTGTAAATCTTATTATCCGCCTTTGACTTCCAACGCTCAGGAGCTTATCCATCTTTGTGAAATATGCACGGTCATagctaaattatttatatccggTTAG
- the LOC123218363 gene encoding pentatricopeptide repeat-containing protein At2g35030, mitochondrial-like, with protein MSLSCYRRHLSKFPAIISHLLRSKQNVSSTSKRVRPTSWDIYNYNYKICHLGRTGQVNEARKLFDEMRQRDTVSYASMIAVYLKNNCLPKAEKLFREMPETNIVAESAMISGYVKAGRVDDARKIFDEMLQRNVYSWTSLISGYFKAGQIDEGRRLFDQMPEKNVVSWTTVVLGYAHNGLIDQARDIFYQMPERNVVAWTAMIKSYIDNNRIDEALNLFHKMSKKNLYTWNIMLSGCLNAKKVDEAFQFFNLMPQKNAVSWTTMVTGLARNGMTKLAREYFNHMPKKDIVAWNAMIKVYVDEGDMVQASAIFTLMPQRNVATWNVMIDGYARNGPEDEALKMLDLMLHSRFMPVETTITSVLTSCKGMLELTQAHALAIHLGFDRETSLSNALVTMYSRIGDVNSARLVFENLDVKDVVSWTSMILAYSNHGCGYHVLPVFASMLKAGIKPDEITFIGVLSGCSHVGLVEKGQKLFNLMSRAYGLKPRAEHYSCLVDILGRAGEVEEAMKVVCQMPSDECDVAVLGALLGACRLHGNVRMADEIGEKIIELEPTNSSAYILLANVYAACGDWDEFAEVRKKMKEKNVKKVPGFSQIEVKGRSHVFCAGDRSHPQVEEIYKLLRQTLLPPMREMGYKQEKPPLPV; from the coding sequence atgTCACTTTCTTGTTACCGTCGCCATCTTTCAAAGTTCCCCGCCATAATTTCTCATCTGCTACGTTCAAAACAAAACGTCTCAAGTACAAGTAAGAGGGTTAGACCAACTAGTTGGGATAtttacaattacaattacaagaTTTGTCATCTGGGTCGTACTGGCCAAGTCAATGAAGCAAGGaagttgtttgatgaaatgcgTCAAAGGGATACAGTTTCTTATGCTTCCATGATCGctgtatatttaaaaaacaattgttTGCCGAAAGCTGAAAAGCTCTTTCGGGAAATGCCTGAAACAAACATTGTTGCTGAATCCGCAATGATCAGTGGGTATGTTAAAGCGGGGCGAGTAGATGACGCGAGGAAAATATTTGATGAGATGTTGCAGAGGAATGTTTATTCATGGACTAGTTTGATTTCGGGGTATTTTAAAGCGGGGCAAATTGATGAAGGTCGTAGGCTTTTTGATCAAATGCCAGAGAAAAATGTGGTTTCATGGACAACAGTGGTTCTGGGTTATGCACACAATGGTTTAATTGACCAAGCTCGCGATATTTTTTACCAGATGCCTGAGAGAAATGTTGTTGCTTGGACGGCTATGATCAAGTCTTATATTGATAATAACCGAATCGATGAAGCTCTTAACCTCTTCCATAAAATGTCTAAAAAGAATCTATATACGTGGAACATTATGCTTTCAGGTTGTCTAAATGCTAAAAAAGTTGATGAAGCTTTTCAGTTTTTTAACTTAATGCCTCAAAAGAATGCAGTCTCTTGGACAACTATGGTTACTGGTTTGGCGCGAAACGGCATGACAAAACTAGCCAGGGAGTACTTCAATCATATGCCCAAGAAAGACATTGTAGCTTGGAATGCAATGATCAAAGTGTATGTTGATGAAGGAGACATGGTTCAGGCTAGTGCGATTTTCACTTTGATGCCACAAAGAAATGTTGCGACTTGGAATGTGATGATTGATGGGTACGCAAGAAATGGACCGGAGGATGAAGCTTTAAAGATGTTAGATCTAATGCTTCATTCTAGGTTTATGCCTGTCGAGACTACCATCACTAGTGTATTAACCTCTTGCAAGGGCATGCTAGAGCTCACCCAAGCACATGCACTAGCTATTCATCTTGGTTTTGATCGTGAGACCTCACTGTCAAATGCTCTTGTTACTATGTATTCTAGAATTGGTGATGTCAACTCTGCTAGGCTTGTGTTTGAGAATCTTGATGTCAAGGATGTTGTGTCATGGACTTCCATGATTTTAGCATATTCAAACCATGGATGCGGTTACCATGTTTTACCCGTCTTTGCAAGCATGCTTAAGGCTGGAATCAAGCCAGATGAAATTACATTTATTGGAGTCTTATCAGGTTGCAGTCATGTTGGTCTTGTAGAGAAAGGTCAAAagctttttaatttaatgagtCGTGCTTATGGTTTAAAACCAAGGGCCGAGCATTATTCATGTCTCGTGGACATCCTAGGTCGAGCAGGAGAAGTGGAGGAGGCCATGAAGGTTGTTTGCCAAATGCCTTCTGATGAGTGTGATGTTGCAGTTTTAGGGGCATTGCTTGGTGCATGCAGGTTACATGGGAATGTAAGAATGGCAGATGAAATTGGTGAGAAAATAATAGAGCTGGAGCCAACTAACTCCAGCGCTTACATTCTTCTGGCTAATGTATATGCAGCATGTGGGGACTGGGATGAGTTTGCGGAAGTAAGGAAAAAGATGAAGGAGAAGAATGTGAAGAAAGTTCCTGGTTTCAGTCAAATTGAAGTAAAAGGCAGGAGTCATGTATTCTGTGCGGGGGACAGGTCTCACCCCCAGGTTGAGGAAATTTATAAACTGCTACGCCAGACACTGTTACCCCCAATGAGGGAGATGGGTTACAAACAAGAGAAACCACCTTTGCCGGTATAG
- the LOC123218008 gene encoding probable E3 ubiquitin-protein ligase WAVH2, giving the protein MGASKLRKAAKKMVVAACGSFSRRSTALVDRVIPGSSAMSPTKAKNFSGETTVEEADSTINNDNVTVKNLCAICLEALSYSTGSSPGQAIFTAQCSHAFHFACISSNVRHGSVTCPICRAHWTQLPRSLYPPACTLSCNQNDPVFRILDDSIATFRVHRRSFLRSARYDDDDPIEPDHTENLPRLDFSLVPISPPALGHSCGFQHHPCAYSSPHMGGAVCSTHHHHHHNHLTGSSSSLLFQPPTGQMPPYMCAPSNTRAAYLSVKLAHQPATDLVLVASPNGPHLRLLKQSMALVVFSLRPIDRLAIVTYSSAAARVFPLRRMTSYGKRAALQVIDRLFYMGQADPIEGLKKGIKILEDRAHKNPQSCILHLSDSPTRTYHSTNMQVPVPVHRFHVGFGFGTSNGFVMHEFEEFLARLLGGIVREIQLRIEEEDRIIRLGELRGGEERRILLDLGEWERVCVEYSYVEGGVDECVRTGETIVSMGAKSETSDESTESAAGTDVSIIGGRPSSVESWDYHDPYMARRWAKHLHGYRL; this is encoded by the exons ATGGGGGCTTCAAAGCTGAGAAAAGCAGCCAAGAAAATGGTTGTAGCTGCTTGTGGGTCCTTCTCCAGGCGCAGTACTGCTCTTGTTGATAGAGTT ATCCCGGGTTCCTCAGCAATGTCTCCCACAAAAGCAAAGAATTTCTCAGGAGAAACAACCGTTGAGGAAGCTGATTCCACCATCAACAATGACAACGTAACTGTGAAG AATTTATGTGCAATATGTCTGGAAGCTTTGAGCTACAGCACAGGCAGCAGCCCTGGGCAAGCTATATTCACAGCTCAATGCTCTCACGCATTCCACTTTGCCTGTATCTCCTCCAATGTCCGACATGGTAGTGTTACCTGTCCCATTTGCCGTGCTCATTGGACCCAGCTGCCTCGCAGCCTATACCCCCCAGCTTGTACCCTTTCTTGCAACCAAAATGACCCTGTTTTCCGCATTCTTGATGATTCCATTGCCACTTTCCGGGTCCATAGGCGCTCTTTCCTGCGCTCAGCTCGTTATGATGATGACGACCCTATTGAGCCTGATCACACAGAAAATCTTCCTCGACTTGATTTTTCTCTAGTGCCTATCTCACCGCCAGCACTAGGTCACTCTTGTGGTTTTCAACATCATCCATGTGCATATTCATCACCACATATGGGTGGGGCTGTGTGCAGTACACACCATCATCACCATCATAATCACTTAACCGGCTCCTCCTCATCATTATTGTTTCAACCACCAACTGGGCAAATGCCTCCTTATATGTGCGCCCCCTCAAATACAAGGGCTGCCTATCTCTCGGTAAAACTGGCACATCAACCAGCAACTGATTTGGTATTGGTTGCAAGCCCCAATGGACCACACCTTCGACTTCTCAAGCAATCCATGGCATTAGTGGTATTCTCCCTCAGACCTATTGATCGACTGGCAATTGTAACCTATTCATCTGCTGCAGCACGTGTCTTCCCCCTCAGGCGCATGACGTCTTACGGGAAGAGAGCAGCCTTACAAGTGATTGACCGTCTTTTCTACATGGGGCAAGCAGATCCAATTGAAGGTCTCAAGAAAGGGATAAAAATACTTGAGGATCGAGCACACAAGAATCCCCAGTCATGTATCTTGCATTTGTCTGATAGTCCTACTAGAACATATCATTCTACCAACATGCAAGTGCCTGTTCCAGTTCATCGTTTTCATGTAGGATTTGGCTTCGGCACTTCTAATGGGTTTGTCATGCATGAATTCGAGGAGTTCCTTGCAAGACTCTTGGGAGGCATTGTTAGAGAAATCCAGCTGAGAATTGAGGAAGAAGACAGGATTATCAGGCTTGGAGAGCTAAGAGGGGGGGAAGAGAGAAGAATTTTACTGGACTTGGGCGAGTGGGAACGAGTTTGTGTGGAATATAGCTACGTTGAGGGTGGAGTGGATGAATGTGTGAGAACGGGCGAAACTATTGTGAGTATGGGGGCTAAGAGTGAGACAAGCGATGAAAGCACAGAATCTGCAGCAGGAACAGATGTGAGCATCATTGGTGGCAGGCCAAGCAGTGTTGAAAGTTGGGATTACCACGACCCCTACATGGCTAGAAGATGGGCTAAGCATTTGCATGGTTACAGGCTTTGA
- the LOC123218009 gene encoding snRNA-activating protein complex subunit, with translation MGEEIQVPRGGPIYMMNMISPVTRVPEFEDALLRQLQDLVAELCLDSSQLCDDDLDLSVDELKVYTEEELVEIALKEAFTDEENAEKSSQPSRECSNAGGILDRSAGENTSNFDCLIGHQSETTCKEIVIEKKSRKRKKKENRLIDSCIQKVERLALIKQKQDEDKAAARLHSFNSSCKSNELVIPSSDKIEKFQSLRSKNFAKPRSSDIHDHVPVQYPEIVLCVEVYHTVRKGVKTQEFLVLGRQTLTELRDKIYCLTDQMMQKAGEHDPSGYFLIEDAFFNDLRNPSAIDYSKPVFDWLGNSKDEALKKWECIINGELQQKQKAVLGTVSTSHLPHFKAFHMHTTRFCDLRFQLGAAYLYCHQGDCKHTIVIRDMRLIHQEDVQNQAAYPIVIFQLKPRTQKCSVCRIYRAKKVAVDDKWAQENPCYFCDYCYSLLHSGDGISPYENCSVYDYIHD, from the exons ATGGGGGAAGAAATTCAAGTTCCAAGGGGTGGCCCTATTTACATGATGAATATGATCAGTCCTGTCACTAGAGTTCCTGAATTTGAGGATGCTCTTCTTCGCCAACTCCAG GACTTAGTAGCTGAATTGTGTTTGGATTCGTCTCAACTTTGTGATGATGACCTAGACCTTTC AGTTGATGAGCTCAAAGTTTATACTGAAGAAGAGTTGGTAGAGATCGCTTTAAAGGAAGCCTTTACG GATGAGGAGAATGCTGAGAAATCTTCCCAACCTTCACGAGAGTGCTCCAATGCAGG GGGAATTTTGGATAGGTCTGCAGGAGAGAatacttcaaattttgattgCTTAATTGGACATCAGTCGGAAACAACCTGTAAAGAGATTGTGATTGAAAAGAAGtcaaggaagaggaagaagaaggaaaatcGCCTTATA GATAGTTGTATTCAAAAGGTGGAGCGGCTggctttaataaaacaaaagcaagatGAAGACAAAGCTGCAGCAAGACTTCATTCATTCAA CTCTAGTTGCAAAAGTAATGAACTTGTCATTCCGTCTTCAgataaaattgaaaagtttCAATCCCTCAGGTCTAAAAATTTTGCAAAG CCAAGGTCATCAGACATCCATGATCATGTACCTGTGCAATATCCTGAAATTGTTCTCTGTGTTGAAGTTTATCATACCGTACGAAAAGGGGTAAAG ACCCAAGAGTTTTTGGTACTAGGACGACAAACCCTGACTGAATTGAGGGATAAAATTTATTGCTTGACAGACCAAATGATGCAGAAGGCTGGAGAGCATGATCCTTCTGGATATTTCTTGATAGAA GATGCCTTTTTCAATGATTTAAGGAATCCTTCTGCCATAGATTATAGCAAACCTGTATTTGATTGGCTTGGGAACTCAAAGGATGAAGCTCTCAAAAAATGGGAATGCATCATAAATGGTGAATTACAGCAGAAGCAGAAGGCAGTCCTTGGTACTGTATCAACCTCACATTTGCCTCACTTCAAAGCTTTTCACATGCACACAACACGGTTTTGTGACTTGAGATTTCAACTTGGTGCAGCATATCTCTACTGTCATCAG GGAGACTGCAAGCATACAATAGTAATTAGAGACATGAGATTGATTCATCAGGAGGATGTGCAGAATCAAGCAGCTTATCCAATAGTTATATTTCAGCTGAAACCACGTACACAGAAATGCAGTGTTTGTAGGATTTACAGAGCTAAGAAGGTAGCTGTGGATGACAAGTGGGCCCAAGAGAACCCTTGTTATTTCTGTGATTACTGTTATTCCCTTCTTCATTCAGGGGATGGAATTTCACCATATGAAAACTGTTCAGTGTATGACTATATCCATGATTAA
- the LOC123218010 gene encoding protein PHR1-LIKE 3-like, with protein MYPTTNMIQGQDEMQNYHHHQNPRATAGADPCLVLTADPKPRLRWTADLHDRFVDAVTQLGGPTKATPKAIMRTMNVKGLTLFHLKSHLQKYRLGKQGKDMVDVPKDASYLLESPTRNSSPSLPASDMHEGYEVKEALRAQMEVQSKLHLQVEAEKHLQIRQDAERRYLSMLEKACKMLADQFIGGAAIDSDKKKCPGLGSKIPRSSNLDPFGFYSSQTADLANMHGPEEIAPSLLPQRADCSTESCLTSHESSGGLTHEGSTVGTKKKMMSLDSTTASLVWGEVKMGTHEINLTQVNSHGITGCGI; from the exons ATGTACCCAACAACAAATATGATTCAAGGCCAGGATGAAATGCAGAATTATCATCACCATCAGAATCCCAGAGCAACAGCTGGAGCAGACCCTTGTCTCGTCTTGACAGCTGATCCCAAGCCCCGCCTCCGTTGGACGGCTGACCTTCACGACCGATTTGTTGACGCCGTTACTCAGCTTGGTGGTCCCACTA AGGCTACACCGAAGGCCATCATGCGGACTATGAATGTCAAGGGACTGACCCTCTTCCATTTGAAGAGCCATCTTCAG AAGTATAGACTGGGTAAGCAGGGGAAGGACATGGTTGATGTACCGAAAGATG CTTCTTACCTTTTAGAAAGCCCTACAAGAAATTCCTCTCCAAGTTTGCCGGCTTCTGATATGCATGA gGGATATGAAGTCAAGGAAGCTTTAAGAGCACAAATGGAAGTGCAAAGTAAATTACATCTGCAAGTTGAG GCTGAGAAGCACTTGCAAATTCGCCAAGATGCAGAACGGAGATATTTATCCATGCTTGAGAAAGCTTGTAAAATGCTTGCTGATCAATTCATTGGGGGTGCAGCGATAGACTCCGATAAAAAAAAATGTCCAGGATTAGGAAGTAAAATTCCAAGAAGTTCCAATCTTGATCCATTTGGCTTTTATTCATCACAAACTGCTGATTTAGCCAATATGCATGGGCCAGAAGAAATTGCACCCAGTCTTCTTCCCCAGAGGGCTGATTGTTCCACTGAAAGCTGTTTAACATCGCATGAGAGTTCTGGAGGATTGACGCATGAAGGATCCACAGTTGgaacaaagaaaaagatgatgagcTTGGACTCAACAACGGCATCTTTGGTTTGGGGTGAAGTGAAAATGGGAACTCATGAGATTAATTTGACCCAAGTGAATTCCCATGGAATCACTGGGTGTGGCATTTAG
- the LOC123218686 gene encoding myb family transcription factor PHL7-like isoform X2 produces MNESHRDAEQDECQMYQPKGVPRLSLACSDTLVHGQHIDCGPSQMDSMNGGNSINNPSLASKQRLRWTHELHDRFVDAVAQLGGPDRATPKGVLRVMGVQGLTIYHVKSHLQKYRLAKYLPDSSSDADKKETGYMLSNLDGSPGTQITEALKLQMEVQKRLHEQLEVQRQLQLRIEAQGEYLKKIIEEQQRISGVLSDVPDTGTGVSAPVSGDNGPESDKKTDPATPAPTSESPLQDKASKECAPSKSLSVDESFSSQHEPLTPDSGCNGGSPADSSKGERSMKKQRVDMGTAYSKAEMVLTHPILESSLSSSHQQQHSFPE; encoded by the exons ATGAATGAATCTCACAGAGATGCAGAGCAAG ATGAATGTCAAATGTATCAACCAAAGGGTGTTCCTAGGTTAAGTTTAGCCTGCAGCGACACATTAGTTCATGGTCAGCATATAGATTGTGGCCCCAGCCAGATGGACTCCATGAATGGAGGGAACAGTATCAACAACCCTAGTCTTGCCTCCAAGCAACGACTGCGTTGGACACATGAACTTCATGATCGCTTTGTTGATGCTGTTGCACAACTTGGTGGGCCAGATC gGGCCACACCCAAAGGTGTTCTCAGAGTTATGGGTGTTCAAGGTTTAACAATATACCATGTCAAAAGCCATTTACag AAATATCGACTTGCAAAATACCTTCCTGACTCATCATCTGATG CTGACAAGAAAGAGACGGGGTATATGCTTTCCAATTTGGATGGTTCACC TGGAACGCAAATTACAGAGGCACTTAAGCTGCAGATGGAGGTGCAAAAGCGACTACATGAGCAACTGGAG GTGCAAAGACAGCTGCAACTAAGGATAGAAGCCCAGGGTGAGTACTTGAAGAAGATAATTGAAGAGCAGCAACGAATAAGTGGAGTTCTTTCAGATGTTCCTGATACCGGTACTGGAGTGTCAGCCCCAGTATCAGGTGACAATGGCCCAGAATCTGACAAGAAGACAGACCCGGCAACCCCTGCTCCAACTTCAGAGTCCCCACTCCAGGACAAGGCTTCCAAGGAATGTGCCCCATCCAAGAGCCTTTCCGTTGACGAGTCTTTCTCGTCTCAGCATGAGCCATTGACCCCCGATTCTGGCTGCAATGGTGGCTCCCCAGCTGACAGCTCTAAAGGAGAGAGATCAATGAAGAAGCAACGGGTGGACATGGGAACAGCATATTCTAAAGCAGAGATGGTGCTAACACATCCGATATTggagtcgagcttgagctccTCACATCAGCAACAACACTCTTTTCCTGAATAG
- the LOC123218686 gene encoding myb family transcription factor PHL7-like isoform X1 has product MNESHRDAEQDECQMYQPKGVPRLSLACSDTLVHGQHIDCGPSQMDSMNGGNSINNPSLASKQRLRWTHELHDRFVDAVAQLGGPDRATPKGVLRVMGVQGLTIYHVKSHLQKYRLAKYLPDSSSDGNKADKKETGYMLSNLDGSPGTQITEALKLQMEVQKRLHEQLEVQRQLQLRIEAQGEYLKKIIEEQQRISGVLSDVPDTGTGVSAPVSGDNGPESDKKTDPATPAPTSESPLQDKASKECAPSKSLSVDESFSSQHEPLTPDSGCNGGSPADSSKGERSMKKQRVDMGTAYSKAEMVLTHPILESSLSSSHQQQHSFPE; this is encoded by the exons ATGAATGAATCTCACAGAGATGCAGAGCAAG ATGAATGTCAAATGTATCAACCAAAGGGTGTTCCTAGGTTAAGTTTAGCCTGCAGCGACACATTAGTTCATGGTCAGCATATAGATTGTGGCCCCAGCCAGATGGACTCCATGAATGGAGGGAACAGTATCAACAACCCTAGTCTTGCCTCCAAGCAACGACTGCGTTGGACACATGAACTTCATGATCGCTTTGTTGATGCTGTTGCACAACTTGGTGGGCCAGATC gGGCCACACCCAAAGGTGTTCTCAGAGTTATGGGTGTTCAAGGTTTAACAATATACCATGTCAAAAGCCATTTACag AAATATCGACTTGCAAAATACCTTCCTGACTCATCATCTGATG GGAATAAAGCTGACAAGAAAGAGACGGGGTATATGCTTTCCAATTTGGATGGTTCACC TGGAACGCAAATTACAGAGGCACTTAAGCTGCAGATGGAGGTGCAAAAGCGACTACATGAGCAACTGGAG GTGCAAAGACAGCTGCAACTAAGGATAGAAGCCCAGGGTGAGTACTTGAAGAAGATAATTGAAGAGCAGCAACGAATAAGTGGAGTTCTTTCAGATGTTCCTGATACCGGTACTGGAGTGTCAGCCCCAGTATCAGGTGACAATGGCCCAGAATCTGACAAGAAGACAGACCCGGCAACCCCTGCTCCAACTTCAGAGTCCCCACTCCAGGACAAGGCTTCCAAGGAATGTGCCCCATCCAAGAGCCTTTCCGTTGACGAGTCTTTCTCGTCTCAGCATGAGCCATTGACCCCCGATTCTGGCTGCAATGGTGGCTCCCCAGCTGACAGCTCTAAAGGAGAGAGATCAATGAAGAAGCAACGGGTGGACATGGGAACAGCATATTCTAAAGCAGAGATGGTGCTAACACATCCGATATTggagtcgagcttgagctccTCACATCAGCAACAACACTCTTTTCCTGAATAG
- the LOC123218686 gene encoding myb family transcription factor PHL7-like isoform X3, translated as MYQPKGVPRLSLACSDTLVHGQHIDCGPSQMDSMNGGNSINNPSLASKQRLRWTHELHDRFVDAVAQLGGPDRATPKGVLRVMGVQGLTIYHVKSHLQKYRLAKYLPDSSSDGNKADKKETGYMLSNLDGSPGTQITEALKLQMEVQKRLHEQLEVQRQLQLRIEAQGEYLKKIIEEQQRISGVLSDVPDTGTGVSAPVSGDNGPESDKKTDPATPAPTSESPLQDKASKECAPSKSLSVDESFSSQHEPLTPDSGCNGGSPADSSKGERSMKKQRVDMGTAYSKAEMVLTHPILESSLSSSHQQQHSFPE; from the exons ATGTATCAACCAAAGGGTGTTCCTAGGTTAAGTTTAGCCTGCAGCGACACATTAGTTCATGGTCAGCATATAGATTGTGGCCCCAGCCAGATGGACTCCATGAATGGAGGGAACAGTATCAACAACCCTAGTCTTGCCTCCAAGCAACGACTGCGTTGGACACATGAACTTCATGATCGCTTTGTTGATGCTGTTGCACAACTTGGTGGGCCAGATC gGGCCACACCCAAAGGTGTTCTCAGAGTTATGGGTGTTCAAGGTTTAACAATATACCATGTCAAAAGCCATTTACag AAATATCGACTTGCAAAATACCTTCCTGACTCATCATCTGATG GGAATAAAGCTGACAAGAAAGAGACGGGGTATATGCTTTCCAATTTGGATGGTTCACC TGGAACGCAAATTACAGAGGCACTTAAGCTGCAGATGGAGGTGCAAAAGCGACTACATGAGCAACTGGAG GTGCAAAGACAGCTGCAACTAAGGATAGAAGCCCAGGGTGAGTACTTGAAGAAGATAATTGAAGAGCAGCAACGAATAAGTGGAGTTCTTTCAGATGTTCCTGATACCGGTACTGGAGTGTCAGCCCCAGTATCAGGTGACAATGGCCCAGAATCTGACAAGAAGACAGACCCGGCAACCCCTGCTCCAACTTCAGAGTCCCCACTCCAGGACAAGGCTTCCAAGGAATGTGCCCCATCCAAGAGCCTTTCCGTTGACGAGTCTTTCTCGTCTCAGCATGAGCCATTGACCCCCGATTCTGGCTGCAATGGTGGCTCCCCAGCTGACAGCTCTAAAGGAGAGAGATCAATGAAGAAGCAACGGGTGGACATGGGAACAGCATATTCTAAAGCAGAGATGGTGCTAACACATCCGATATTggagtcgagcttgagctccTCACATCAGCAACAACACTCTTTTCCTGAATAG